The Ischnura elegans chromosome 1, ioIscEleg1.1, whole genome shotgun sequence genome contains a region encoding:
- the LOC124167287 gene encoding anion exchange protein 2 isoform X4: protein MEQDSHGVEAGSDLDEEMEKVFSMGDPEKFDLARISGSAPTPMPAPNFSAASASGARDDLPSEAESSPPTAPLGSTPESRQFGEEDYKLHRKKSYPHMHMPLKSLHSRSMRHRLTSPRLSDAGSSMDSGGASTSGTPKPESSTKPLFSSFSQPSFASTSATMRKTSLADSAIGEQVEETELDNKTLSEGKNDMEEEPASTSAAVTSPSPPFSSPPLSSPQLSLSPPSSRVVSGVSQAEDPTQRVPDIMSAEVPDIKEKPESLAQSPQLSSAGESIPTICLSPSPPPPKGDWTESARRHRGAPAVYGRSLSESPVFGTSPPDFARRVQFVIGETPAEGAEGDSAENSSSIVSPAERVRGGSEKVAGSLPSEGEVRKPRKKHSRHHHHGHYNRFRKYSLQEDPQWRMHRGSTASGVSLGGLPVEPARVGPPLPPELKDTEDEATTLQQLDLDDLASHRFDDARGLRRHKIQSKSSTASFIHIGRKDGIQPIQSIPLASASKKYDHSPHEVFVQLDELLGVGEEREWKETARWIKYEENVEEGSDRWGRPHVASLSFHSLLNLRRCLETGIILLDLEEKDLPGVAYRVVEQMVVEEQIHSDDKATVMRALLLRHRHVNEHEKFHFGMRRTFSSYASLQSFFYMEEDFGQERRGTLTEDKLPCCHNLADDKGKPRIVPSISSFEGLINSKSSNNQTAVKQGENNHTAVDMKEELTYTSSAEDLKKKEKERILRRIPIGAEATTVLVGSVEFLEQPTIAFVRLAQGILLPTITEVPIPVRFMFILLGPKESDLDYHEIGRSISTLMSNAHFHNIAYKANEKKELLSAINEFLDDSIVLPPGNWERKALLPFDELKAKSEAIRRRKTSKVLQKDETQQALLPGDEKRPPRIDPLKRTRRPFGGLINDIKRRFPHYISDFIDGLNFPCFAAAIFIYFAALSGAITFGGLLGDKTENWIGISETLVATSLAGVLFSFLSGQPLVIIGATGPLLLYDESLYSFCSMNQVDFLAMRVWIGVWLTVIALIVVAVEGSVLVKMFTRFTQDIFATLISLLFIYESLLKLYQVFCKHPLVATYCDLSGVLVSNGTNNSTNITNPWENVGLLSNNSDVMLVEGLNSSLNEVNGSKVDVEEGGFVHLENQPNTALLCTILALGTFFIAYYLRQFRNSKFLGRNARRALGDFGVPIAIITMVTLDYLIPDTYTEKLMVPEGLSPSRPGSRGWIVSPTIEIWVAFAAVVPALLIYILLFMETHICELIIDNKDRKLRKGSGFHLDIVLVCLINTGCGILGAPWMCAATVRSVAHVSAVTVMSRTHAPGDKPHIIEVKEQRLSALVVSVLVGVSVLMAPLLRLVPIAVLFGVFLYMGISSTNGIQFIDRLHLFFMPVKHHPRVPYVRRVQTMKMHLFTFIQLMCLVVLWTVKSTQAALAFPFFLILMVPLRIHLKHCFSPSELHALDSSDAALETEDDEPDFYTQARLPG from the exons CCGAGAAATTCGACCTGGCTCGCATATCCGGCTCCGCCCCCACGCCCATGCCCGCGCCCAACTTCTCGGCCGCGAGCGCGTCCGGCGCCCGCGACGACCTGCCCTCCGAAGCCGAATCATCCCCGCCCACCGCCCCGCTCGGATCCACCCCTGAGAGCAGGCAATTCGGCGAGGAGGACTACAAGC ttCATCGAAAGAAAAGCTACCCTCATATGCACATGCCGCTCAAGTCATTACATTCAAGATCCATGCGCCATCGTTTGACATCACCTCGTCTCTCTGATGCCGGAAGTAGTATGGACAGTGGTGGAGCATCTACATCTGGCACACCAAAACCTGAGTCTTCAACAAAACCATTATTTTCTAGCTTCTCTCAG CCTTCTTTTGCCTCTACATCCGCAACGATGAGGAAAACCTCACTAGCAGATTCAGCAATAGGTGAACAAGTGGAAGAAACTGAGCTCGACAATAAGACTCTCAGTGAAGGGAAAAATGATATGGAAGAAGAACCTGCATCCACCTCAGCCGCTGTGAcctctccctctcctcctttCTCATCTCCTCCGCTGTCTTCTCCTCAGCTTTCATTATCCCCACCATCTTCCAGGGTCGTTTCAGGTGTGTCACAAGCTGAAGATCCAACACAAAGGGTGCCTGACATAATGTCAGCAGAAGTTCCTGATATCAAAGAGAAACCTGAGTCACTCGCACAAAGTCCACAATTGAGCTCAGCTGGAGAAAGCATTCCCAC GATATGCTTGTCCCCAAGCCCACCACCACCCAAGGGTGACTGGACTGAAAGTGCTCGAAGACATCGAGGAGCTCCAGCAGTATATGGTCGAAGTTTAAGTGAGAGTCCAGTTTTTGGGACTTCACCACCAGATTTTGCAAGAAGGGTCCAATTTGTCATAG GAGAAACACCTGCTGAGGGGGCAGAGGGTGATTCAGCAGAGAACTCATCATCAATTGTATCACCAGCTGAAAGAGTACGTGGTGGATCTGAAAAAGTGGCAGGCTCATTACCCTCAGAGGGAGAAGTGCGCAAGCCCAGAAAAAAGCACAG CCGTCACCATCACCATGGCCATTACAACCGATTCAGGAAGTACAGTTTGCAAGAAGACCCTCAGTGGCGCATGCATCGTGGCAGTACAGCAAGTGGTGTTTCATTAGGAGGCTTACCTGTGGAGCCAGCACGTGTGGGTCCACCTCTACCACCAGAATTGAAGGATACCGAGGATGAAGCCACAACTCTTCAACAGCTTGACTTGGATGATCTAGCAA GTCACAGATTTGATGATGCTAGAGGACTTAGGCGCCATAAAATACAATCTAAATCTTCAACAGCATCGTTCATCCATATTGGCCGCAAAGATGGTATACAACCTATTCAAAGTATTCCATTAGCTTCCGCAAGCAAGAAGTATGATCACAGCCCTCATGAG GTATTTGTACAACTGGATGAACTCCTGGGagtgggagaggagagagaatGGAAGGAGACAGCTAGGTGGATCAAATATGAAGAGAATGTGGAAGAAGGATCAGATCGATGGGGTCGACCTCATGTTGCTTCACTCAGTTTTCATTCCCTTCTAAACCTGAGAAGATGCTTAGAGACAG gtATTATCTTGTTGGATTTGGAGGAGAAAGACCTTCCCGGCGTGGCCTACAGAGTAGTAGAACAAATGGTTGTAGAGGAACAAATTCATTCAGATGACAAAGCTACTGTCATGCGAGCTTTGTTGCTTCGTCACCGTCATGTCAATGAGCATGAAAAATTCCACTTTGGCATGAGACGTACATTTTCAAGTTATGCCAGCTTACAG TCATTCTTCTACATGGAAGAAGATTTTGGGCAAGAAAGAAGGGGGACTCTCACTGAGGATAAATTGCCCTGCTGCCAT aatttagcTGATGACAAAGGAAAGCCAAGAATTGTTCCATCAATATCAAGCTTTGAAGGTTTGATAAACAGCAAAAGTTCAAATAATCAAACTGCTGTCAAACAAGGAGAAAATAACCACACAGCA GTTGACATGAAAGAAGAGTTGACGTATACTTCATCTGCAgaagacttgaaaaaaaaagagaaggagaggattttGAGAAGGATACCTATTGGAGCAGAAGCCACTACTGTATTAGTTGGCTCAGTTGAATTTCTTGAGCAGCCAACAATTGCATTTGTCCGTTTAGCCCAAGGAATATTACTACCTACCATCACTGAG GTCCCAATCCCAGTTAGGTTCATGTTCATCCTGTTAGGACCTAAAGAGTCTGATCTAGATTACCATGAAATTGGTAGATCAATTTCAACCTTAATGTCTAATGCA CACTTCCACAACATTGCTTATAAAGCTAATGAGAAGAAGGAACTGCTTTCAGCCATCAATGAATTTCTTGATGACAGTATTGTGTTACCACCAGGGAATTGGGAGAGAAAAGCTCTGTTGCCGTTTGATGAGTTAAAGGCTAAAAGTGAAGCTATTCGCCGAAGAAAGACCTCGAAAGTGCTTCAAAAGGATGAAACTCAGCAAG CATTACTCCCAGGAGATGAAAAAAGGCCACCTCGTATTGACCCATTGAAACGCACAAGAAGACCATTTGGGGGTTTAATCAATGATATCAAAAGAAGATTTCCACATTATATATCTGATTTCATTGATGGATTGAATTTTCCATGTTTTGCAGCagcaatttttatatattttgctgCTCTTTCTGGAGCGATTACGTTTGGAGGTCTGTTAG gGGACAAAACAGAAAATTGGATTGGAATTTCTGAAACACTGGTAGCAACATCACTCGCCGGAGTtcttttttcattcctctctGGGCAGCCTCTAGTAATTATTGGGGCTACCGGCCCATTGTTGCTTTATGATGAAAGCCTTTATTCG tTCTGCTCAATGAATCAAGTGGACTTCTTAGCCATGAGAGTCTGGATTGGAGTGTGGCTGACTGTAATTGCTTTGATTGTGGTGGCTGTGGAAGGCAGTGTGCTGGTGAAGATGTTTACACGTTTTACCCAGGATATTTTTGCTACCCTCATTTCTCTGCTTTTTATCTATGAGAGTTTACTGAAACTATATCAG GTATTTTGCAAACATCCACTTGTTGCAACATATTGTGATTTAAGTGGAGTTTTGGTAAGCAATGGCACAAATAATTCAACCAATATAACCAACCCATGGGAGAATGTGGGTTTATTGTCGAATAACTCTGATGTAATGCTGGTAGAAGGCTTAAATTCAAG TTTGAATGAAGTCAACGGCTCCAAAGTGGATGTTGAGGAAGGTGGCTTTGTGCACTTGGAAAACCAGCCCAATACAGCCTTACTGTGCACAATATTAGCCTTGGGTACATTTTTCATTGCATACTATCTCCGTCAGTTTCGTAATAGTAAATTTTTGGGACGAAAT GCTCGGCGTGCTCTCGGAGACTTTGGAGTCCCAATAGCCATCATCACCATGGTAACTCTAGATTATTTGATTCCTGATACATACACTGAGAAGTTAATGGTTCCAGAAGGTTTATCACCGTCAAGGCCTGGGTCTCGTGGCTGGATTGTATCACCTACAATTGAGATTTGGGTGGCATTTGCTGCTGTTGTTCCAGCCCTGCTCATCTACATACTTCTTTTCATGGAAACACATATCTGTGAACTTATAATTGATAATAAAGATAGGAAACTTCGTAAAGGTTCAGGATTCCACCTTGATATCGTTCTCGTTTGTTTAATAAACACTGGGTGTGGTATCCTGGGGGCACCATGGATGTGTGCTGCAACGGTCCGATCTGTGGCTCATGTCTCAGCTGTAACTGTGATGTCTCGAACTCATGCTCCTGGAGATAAGCCTCATATAATTGAGGTCAAAG AGCAACGACTAAGTGCACTGGTAGTGAGTGTGCTCGTTGGGGTATCAGTTTTGATGGCTCCATTGCTGCGCCTTGTTCCAATTGCCGTCCTCTTTGGTGTCTTCCTGTACATGGGCATCTCTTCCACCAATGGAATTCAGTTCATTGACCGTCTCCATCTATTTTTTATGCCTGTAAAGCATCATCCTAGGGTTCCATATGTTCGAAGG GTGCAGACGATGAAGATGCATTTATTCACCTTTATTCAGCTCATGTGTTTAGTAGTTCTTTGGACTGTGAAGTCAACACAAGCAGCTCtagcatttccattttttctcattctGATGGTTCCACTCCGGATCCATCTCAAACACTGTTTCTCTCCTTCGGAATTGCATGCG
- the LOC124167287 gene encoding anion exchange protein 2 isoform X3, with translation MSGDDRRRRGRQGSVRFQRQDSHGVEAGSDLDEEMEKVFSMGDPEKFDLARISGSAPTPMPAPNFSAASASGARDDLPSEAESSPPTAPLGSTPESRQFGEEDYKLHRKKSYPHMHMPLKSLHSRSMRHRLTSPRLSDAGSSMDSGGASTSGTPKPESSTKPLFSSFSQPSFASTSATMRKTSLADSAIGEQVEETELDNKTLSEGKNDMEEEPASTSAAVTSPSPPFSSPPLSSPQLSLSPPSSRVVSGVSQAEDPTQRVPDIMSAEVPDIKEKPESLAQSPQLSSAGESIPTICLSPSPPPPKGDWTESARRHRGAPAVYGRSLSESPVFGTSPPDFARRVQFVIGETPAEGAEGDSAENSSSIVSPAERVRGGSEKVAGSLPSEGEVRKPRKKHSRHHHHGHYNRFRKYSLQEDPQWRMHRGSTASGVSLGGLPVEPARVGPPLPPELKDTEDEATTLQQLDLDDLASHRFDDARGLRRHKIQSKSSTASFIHIGRKDGIQPIQSIPLASASKKYDHSPHEVFVQLDELLGVGEEREWKETARWIKYEENVEEGSDRWGRPHVASLSFHSLLNLRRCLETGIILLDLEEKDLPGVAYRVVEQMVVEEQIHSDDKATVMRALLLRHRHVNEHEKFHFGMRRTFSSYASLQSFFYMEEDFGQERRGTLTEDKLPCCHNLADDKGKPRIVPSISSFEGLINSKSSNNQTAVKQGENNHTAVDMKEELTYTSSAEDLKKKEKERILRRIPIGAEATTVLVGSVEFLEQPTIAFVRLAQGILLPTITEVPIPVRFMFILLGPKESDLDYHEIGRSISTLMSNAHFHNIAYKANEKKELLSAINEFLDDSIVLPPGNWERKALLPFDELKAKSEAIRRRKTSKVLQKDETQQALLPGDEKRPPRIDPLKRTRRPFGGLINDIKRRFPHYISDFIDGLNFPCFAAAIFIYFAALSGAITFGGLLGDKTENWIGISETLVATSLAGVLFSFLSGQPLVIIGATGPLLLYDESLYSFCSMNQVDFLAMRVWIGVWLTVIALIVVAVEGSVLVKMFTRFTQDIFATLISLLFIYESLLKLYQVFCKHPLVATYCDLSGVLVSNGTNNSTNITNPWENVGLLSNNSDVMLVEGLNSSLNEVNGSKVDVEEGGFVHLENQPNTALLCTILALGTFFIAYYLRQFRNSKFLGRNARRALGDFGVPIAIITMVTLDYLIPDTYTEKLMVPEGLSPSRPGSRGWIVSPTIEIWVAFAAVVPALLIYILLFMETHICELIIDNKDRKLRKGSGFHLDIVLVCLINTGCGILGAPWMCAATVRSVAHVSAVTVMSRTHAPGDKPHIIEVKEQRLSALVVSVLVGVSVLMAPLLRLVPIAVLFGVFLYMGISSTNGIQFIDRLHLFFMPVKHHPRVPYVRRVQTMKMHLFTFIQLMCLVVLWTVKSTQAALAFPFFLILMVPLRIHLKHCFSPSELHALDSSDAALETEDDEPDFYTQARLPG, from the exons CCGAGAAATTCGACCTGGCTCGCATATCCGGCTCCGCCCCCACGCCCATGCCCGCGCCCAACTTCTCGGCCGCGAGCGCGTCCGGCGCCCGCGACGACCTGCCCTCCGAAGCCGAATCATCCCCGCCCACCGCCCCGCTCGGATCCACCCCTGAGAGCAGGCAATTCGGCGAGGAGGACTACAAGC ttCATCGAAAGAAAAGCTACCCTCATATGCACATGCCGCTCAAGTCATTACATTCAAGATCCATGCGCCATCGTTTGACATCACCTCGTCTCTCTGATGCCGGAAGTAGTATGGACAGTGGTGGAGCATCTACATCTGGCACACCAAAACCTGAGTCTTCAACAAAACCATTATTTTCTAGCTTCTCTCAG CCTTCTTTTGCCTCTACATCCGCAACGATGAGGAAAACCTCACTAGCAGATTCAGCAATAGGTGAACAAGTGGAAGAAACTGAGCTCGACAATAAGACTCTCAGTGAAGGGAAAAATGATATGGAAGAAGAACCTGCATCCACCTCAGCCGCTGTGAcctctccctctcctcctttCTCATCTCCTCCGCTGTCTTCTCCTCAGCTTTCATTATCCCCACCATCTTCCAGGGTCGTTTCAGGTGTGTCACAAGCTGAAGATCCAACACAAAGGGTGCCTGACATAATGTCAGCAGAAGTTCCTGATATCAAAGAGAAACCTGAGTCACTCGCACAAAGTCCACAATTGAGCTCAGCTGGAGAAAGCATTCCCAC GATATGCTTGTCCCCAAGCCCACCACCACCCAAGGGTGACTGGACTGAAAGTGCTCGAAGACATCGAGGAGCTCCAGCAGTATATGGTCGAAGTTTAAGTGAGAGTCCAGTTTTTGGGACTTCACCACCAGATTTTGCAAGAAGGGTCCAATTTGTCATAG GAGAAACACCTGCTGAGGGGGCAGAGGGTGATTCAGCAGAGAACTCATCATCAATTGTATCACCAGCTGAAAGAGTACGTGGTGGATCTGAAAAAGTGGCAGGCTCATTACCCTCAGAGGGAGAAGTGCGCAAGCCCAGAAAAAAGCACAG CCGTCACCATCACCATGGCCATTACAACCGATTCAGGAAGTACAGTTTGCAAGAAGACCCTCAGTGGCGCATGCATCGTGGCAGTACAGCAAGTGGTGTTTCATTAGGAGGCTTACCTGTGGAGCCAGCACGTGTGGGTCCACCTCTACCACCAGAATTGAAGGATACCGAGGATGAAGCCACAACTCTTCAACAGCTTGACTTGGATGATCTAGCAA GTCACAGATTTGATGATGCTAGAGGACTTAGGCGCCATAAAATACAATCTAAATCTTCAACAGCATCGTTCATCCATATTGGCCGCAAAGATGGTATACAACCTATTCAAAGTATTCCATTAGCTTCCGCAAGCAAGAAGTATGATCACAGCCCTCATGAG GTATTTGTACAACTGGATGAACTCCTGGGagtgggagaggagagagaatGGAAGGAGACAGCTAGGTGGATCAAATATGAAGAGAATGTGGAAGAAGGATCAGATCGATGGGGTCGACCTCATGTTGCTTCACTCAGTTTTCATTCCCTTCTAAACCTGAGAAGATGCTTAGAGACAG gtATTATCTTGTTGGATTTGGAGGAGAAAGACCTTCCCGGCGTGGCCTACAGAGTAGTAGAACAAATGGTTGTAGAGGAACAAATTCATTCAGATGACAAAGCTACTGTCATGCGAGCTTTGTTGCTTCGTCACCGTCATGTCAATGAGCATGAAAAATTCCACTTTGGCATGAGACGTACATTTTCAAGTTATGCCAGCTTACAG TCATTCTTCTACATGGAAGAAGATTTTGGGCAAGAAAGAAGGGGGACTCTCACTGAGGATAAATTGCCCTGCTGCCAT aatttagcTGATGACAAAGGAAAGCCAAGAATTGTTCCATCAATATCAAGCTTTGAAGGTTTGATAAACAGCAAAAGTTCAAATAATCAAACTGCTGTCAAACAAGGAGAAAATAACCACACAGCA GTTGACATGAAAGAAGAGTTGACGTATACTTCATCTGCAgaagacttgaaaaaaaaagagaaggagaggattttGAGAAGGATACCTATTGGAGCAGAAGCCACTACTGTATTAGTTGGCTCAGTTGAATTTCTTGAGCAGCCAACAATTGCATTTGTCCGTTTAGCCCAAGGAATATTACTACCTACCATCACTGAG GTCCCAATCCCAGTTAGGTTCATGTTCATCCTGTTAGGACCTAAAGAGTCTGATCTAGATTACCATGAAATTGGTAGATCAATTTCAACCTTAATGTCTAATGCA CACTTCCACAACATTGCTTATAAAGCTAATGAGAAGAAGGAACTGCTTTCAGCCATCAATGAATTTCTTGATGACAGTATTGTGTTACCACCAGGGAATTGGGAGAGAAAAGCTCTGTTGCCGTTTGATGAGTTAAAGGCTAAAAGTGAAGCTATTCGCCGAAGAAAGACCTCGAAAGTGCTTCAAAAGGATGAAACTCAGCAAG CATTACTCCCAGGAGATGAAAAAAGGCCACCTCGTATTGACCCATTGAAACGCACAAGAAGACCATTTGGGGGTTTAATCAATGATATCAAAAGAAGATTTCCACATTATATATCTGATTTCATTGATGGATTGAATTTTCCATGTTTTGCAGCagcaatttttatatattttgctgCTCTTTCTGGAGCGATTACGTTTGGAGGTCTGTTAG gGGACAAAACAGAAAATTGGATTGGAATTTCTGAAACACTGGTAGCAACATCACTCGCCGGAGTtcttttttcattcctctctGGGCAGCCTCTAGTAATTATTGGGGCTACCGGCCCATTGTTGCTTTATGATGAAAGCCTTTATTCG tTCTGCTCAATGAATCAAGTGGACTTCTTAGCCATGAGAGTCTGGATTGGAGTGTGGCTGACTGTAATTGCTTTGATTGTGGTGGCTGTGGAAGGCAGTGTGCTGGTGAAGATGTTTACACGTTTTACCCAGGATATTTTTGCTACCCTCATTTCTCTGCTTTTTATCTATGAGAGTTTACTGAAACTATATCAG GTATTTTGCAAACATCCACTTGTTGCAACATATTGTGATTTAAGTGGAGTTTTGGTAAGCAATGGCACAAATAATTCAACCAATATAACCAACCCATGGGAGAATGTGGGTTTATTGTCGAATAACTCTGATGTAATGCTGGTAGAAGGCTTAAATTCAAG TTTGAATGAAGTCAACGGCTCCAAAGTGGATGTTGAGGAAGGTGGCTTTGTGCACTTGGAAAACCAGCCCAATACAGCCTTACTGTGCACAATATTAGCCTTGGGTACATTTTTCATTGCATACTATCTCCGTCAGTTTCGTAATAGTAAATTTTTGGGACGAAAT GCTCGGCGTGCTCTCGGAGACTTTGGAGTCCCAATAGCCATCATCACCATGGTAACTCTAGATTATTTGATTCCTGATACATACACTGAGAAGTTAATGGTTCCAGAAGGTTTATCACCGTCAAGGCCTGGGTCTCGTGGCTGGATTGTATCACCTACAATTGAGATTTGGGTGGCATTTGCTGCTGTTGTTCCAGCCCTGCTCATCTACATACTTCTTTTCATGGAAACACATATCTGTGAACTTATAATTGATAATAAAGATAGGAAACTTCGTAAAGGTTCAGGATTCCACCTTGATATCGTTCTCGTTTGTTTAATAAACACTGGGTGTGGTATCCTGGGGGCACCATGGATGTGTGCTGCAACGGTCCGATCTGTGGCTCATGTCTCAGCTGTAACTGTGATGTCTCGAACTCATGCTCCTGGAGATAAGCCTCATATAATTGAGGTCAAAG AGCAACGACTAAGTGCACTGGTAGTGAGTGTGCTCGTTGGGGTATCAGTTTTGATGGCTCCATTGCTGCGCCTTGTTCCAATTGCCGTCCTCTTTGGTGTCTTCCTGTACATGGGCATCTCTTCCACCAATGGAATTCAGTTCATTGACCGTCTCCATCTATTTTTTATGCCTGTAAAGCATCATCCTAGGGTTCCATATGTTCGAAGG GTGCAGACGATGAAGATGCATTTATTCACCTTTATTCAGCTCATGTGTTTAGTAGTTCTTTGGACTGTGAAGTCAACACAAGCAGCTCtagcatttccattttttctcattctGATGGTTCCACTCCGGATCCATCTCAAACACTGTTTCTCTCCTTCGGAATTGCATGCG